The following are from one region of the Neosynechococcus sphagnicola sy1 genome:
- a CDS encoding calcium-binding protein yields the protein MTTNLFFSEYISTPTNNRVLEIYNPTTNPVDLSGYRIQITRRQNSGSGYSTTAISLPLPAITLPPGDVFILASIDATDSALIDQLNALPTYTTGPSTGVDKFTTSDSLFYVGDSAITLVQVPSGTVVDSIGQINFDPGTAWTGNGVSTADQSLQRKGTVSTGDFSNTDAFDPSQEWISIGTGVFTDLGSHTLSPPNTFIGTPGDDIITGTDDNNDLLIGLAGNDHISGLALNDTLYGGDTLDSAGSGNDTLRGNTGNDQLFGSDGDDFLYGGDEVNTAGSGADLLIAGSGNDLLLGNDGDDTLYGGDAANTVGSGIDTLSGNEGNDLLLGNDGDDILYGGDTANTAGSGNDTLSGGAGNDQLFGNDGNDTLYGGDAADTAGSGNDTLSGGAGNDQLFGNDGDDTLYGGDAADTAGSGNDTLSGGAGNDLLFGNDGNDIYRFDTDVALGSDTITDSSGTDLLDFSETTTQAITVNLETTGSSQTINGNLTLTLSSGTQIENVTGGSLNDVLTGSTLDNILKGIGGDDQLLGGAGNDTLYGGDISGSGSGNDTLTGEAGNDQLFGGDGNDSYRFNTDTTLGSDLVNDASGTTDSLDFSGTTTKTITVNLGTTSSQVVNSNFTLTVASTTQIENVTGGSLNDTLTGSTLNNSLSGGGRER from the coding sequence ATGACCACTAACCTGTTCTTTTCGGAATATATCTCCACCCCTACTAACAATCGAGTGCTGGAGATTTACAATCCCACCACCAATCCGGTTGATCTATCGGGTTATCGGATTCAAATTACACGGCGACAAAATTCTGGCTCGGGCTACTCCACCACGGCAATTTCTCTCCCCTTACCTGCCATTACACTCCCCCCAGGGGATGTGTTCATTCTTGCCAGTATTGATGCCACGGATTCCGCGCTGATTGATCAGTTAAATGCGCTGCCAACCTATACAACGGGTCCGAGTACGGGTGTCGATAAGTTCACGACCAGCGATAGCTTGTTCTATGTCGGCGACTCAGCCATTACCCTGGTGCAAGTGCCCTCAGGCACCGTTGTAGATTCCATTGGTCAAATTAACTTCGACCCTGGCACCGCCTGGACAGGAAACGGTGTTAGTACAGCTGATCAATCTCTCCAACGCAAAGGCACGGTTAGCACCGGTGACTTTAGTAATACCGATGCCTTTGATCCATCTCAGGAGTGGATCAGCATTGGCACTGGTGTGTTTACCGATCTGGGTAGTCACACCCTCTCCCCACCCAACACCTTTATCGGCACCCCAGGTGACGACATTATTACCGGTACGGATGACAACAATGATCTGCTCATCGGTCTAGCAGGGAATGACCACATCTCTGGTTTGGCATTAAATGACACCCTATACGGTGGCGATACCTTAGATAGTGCTGGGAGTGGGAATGATACCCTCAGAGGGAATACTGGAAATGACCAATTATTCGGTAGCGATGGCGATGACTTTCTCTATGGGGGCGATGAAGTCAATACGGCTGGCAGCGGTGCTGATTTACTGATTGCTGGATCTGGCAACGACCTGCTGTTGGGTAATGATGGCGATGATACCCTCTATGGCGGCGACGCAGCAAATACCGTGGGCAGTGGCATTGACACCCTCAGCGGCAATGAAGGCAACGACCTGCTGTTGGGTAATGACGGCGATGATATCCTCTATGGCGGCGACACAGCAAATACCGCAGGCAGTGGCAACGACACCCTCAGTGGTGGGGCTGGCAACGACCAGCTATTCGGCAATGATGGCAATGATACCCTCTATGGCGGCGACGCAGCAGATACCGCAGGCAGTGGCAACGACACCCTCAGTGGTGGGGCTGGCAACGACCAGCTATTCGGCAATGATGGCGATGATACCCTCTATGGCGGTGACGCAGCAGATACCGCAGGCAGTGGCAACGACACCCTCAGTGGTGGGGCTGGCAACGACCTGCTATTTGGCAATGATGGCAATGACATCTATCGATTTGATACGGATGTTGCCTTGGGGAGTGACACGATTACTGACTCCAGCGGTACTGATCTCCTGGATTTTTCTGAAACCACGACTCAGGCCATTACCGTCAATTTAGAGACAACTGGCAGCAGTCAAACCATCAACGGTAACCTGACCCTGACCCTGAGCAGTGGCACCCAGATTGAAAATGTCACAGGAGGGAGCTTAAACGATGTCTTAACTGGAAGTACCCTCGATAACATCCTCAAGGGCATCGGGGGCGATGACCAGCTTTTGGGTGGAGCAGGCAATGACACCCTTTATGGTGGCGACATCAGTGGTAGTGGTAGTGGCAACGATACCCTTACTGGGGAAGCAGGCAACGATCAGCTTTTCGGTGGAGATGGGAACGACAGCTATCGGTTCAACACAGACACCACCTTGGGCAGTGACCTTGTCAACGATGCCAGTGGGACTACAGATAGCCTCGACTTTTCTGGTACCACCACCAAGACCATCACGGTGAATCTGGGAACCACCTCAAGTCAGGTTGTGAATAGCAACTTCACCTTGACGGTGGCAAGTACTACTCAGATAGAAAACGTCACCGGGGGTAGCCTTAATGACACCCTGACCGGCAGCACTCTCAACAATTCCCTGTCCGGGGGGGGCAGGGAACGATAG
- a CDS encoding beta strand repeat-containing protein: MLALILCWGGSGNDSYKFNTNTALGSDLVNDSSGTDSLDFSETSSQTITVNLATITSQVVNGNLTLTLAGATQMENVTGGSLNDLLTGNSRANILLGGTGDDSLLGDTGNDTLQGDAGNDSLQGDAGNDSYRFNTDSALGSDTVTDSAGTDVLDFSPTSAQSITVNLSTVGSSQFINSNLTLTISSGTPIENAIGGSSNDILNGSTGNNSLVGGAGNDQLSGGNGNDTLQGDAGDDVLDGGAGNDRYRFNANTALGSDTVTDISGTETLDFSPTTTQAVIVDLGVTGSSQTINSNLTLALASGSQIENVTGGSLNDVLIGNTLNNSLVGGTGNDSLFGGSGNDNLQADAGNDTLDGGTNNDTYTIDADSALGSDTIIDTDSVGTDIANFSTTTTQAVAVNLGTIGSSQIVNGNLTLTLATGTLLENVTGGSLNDTLTGNTLNNSLIGGAGNDSLSGGAGN; the protein is encoded by the coding sequence ATGCTGGCACTGATTCTCTGTTGGGGGGGTAGCGGCAATGACAGCTATAAATTCAACACCAATACAGCTCTTGGCAGCGACCTTGTCAATGACTCCAGTGGTACGGATAGCCTCGATTTCTCTGAGACCAGCAGCCAGACGATTACCGTCAACTTAGCCACGATCACCAGTCAAGTTGTCAATGGTAACCTCACCTTGACCCTGGCAGGTGCCACCCAGATGGAAAATGTAACGGGAGGTAGTCTTAATGACCTGCTAACTGGTAATAGCCGAGCAAATATACTCCTTGGGGGAACGGGCGATGACAGTCTTCTGGGAGATACGGGGAATGATACCCTGCAAGGAGACGCAGGCAATGACAGCCTTCAGGGGGATGCTGGCAATGATAGCTACCGATTCAATACAGATTCTGCCCTAGGGAGCGACACGGTTACGGACTCTGCTGGCACCGATGTCCTTGATTTTTCTCCTACCTCAGCCCAGAGCATTACCGTTAACCTGAGCACTGTTGGCAGTAGCCAATTCATCAATAGTAATTTAACGCTGACGATATCCAGTGGAACTCCGATTGAAAATGCGATAGGTGGCAGTAGCAATGACATCCTGAACGGTAGTACTGGGAACAACTCCCTTGTGGGAGGCGCAGGGAACGATCAGCTATCTGGAGGTAATGGTAACGATACGCTCCAGGGTGATGCGGGGGATGATGTCCTCGATGGCGGGGCCGGGAATGACCGCTATCGATTTAATGCCAATACAGCCCTAGGGAGTGACACAGTTACCGATATCAGTGGTACTGAGACTCTGGACTTTTCCCCGACTACGACCCAGGCTGTAATCGTAGATTTGGGAGTCACTGGCAGTAGTCAAACCATCAATAGTAACCTTACCCTGGCCCTAGCTAGCGGCTCTCAGATTGAGAATGTCACCGGGGGCAGCCTGAATGATGTCCTCATTGGCAACACCCTGAACAATTCCCTGGTCGGTGGCACTGGCAATGACAGTCTCTTTGGAGGTAGCGGCAATGACAATCTCCAGGCGGATGCGGGCAATGACACCTTGGATGGGGGTACCAATAACGATACCTATACAATCGATGCTGATTCTGCCCTCGGCAGCGACACCATTATCGATACCGATTCTGTTGGTACTGATATTGCCAACTTTTCTACAACGACCACCCAAGCTGTAGCCGTCAATCTAGGCACTATTGGCAGTAGTCAAATTGTCAACGGCAATCTCACCCTCACCCTTGCCACAGGTACATTACTGGAGAATGTCACGGGGGGTAGCCTCAATGACACCTTGACGGGTAATACCCTGAACAATTCCTTGATTGGTGGGGCTGGCAATGACAGTCTATCTGGGGGTGCTGGCAATGA